Proteins from one Xenorhabdus griffiniae genomic window:
- the folB gene encoding bifunctional dihydroneopterin aldolase/7,8-dihydroneopterin epimerase, which produces MDIVFIEELTVITTIGVYDWEQTIKQKLVFDIEMGWDNKRASSSDNVEHCLDYAKVSEAIINHVAGQRFALVERVAEEVAGILLHQFHSPWVKVKVSKPGAVAHAKSVGVVIERSAG; this is translated from the coding sequence ATGGATATCGTATTTATTGAAGAATTAACTGTGATTACCACTATTGGTGTTTATGACTGGGAACAAACAATTAAACAGAAATTAGTGTTCGATATCGAAATGGGATGGGACAACAAACGCGCCTCTTCCAGTGATAATGTTGAACACTGTCTGGATTATGCCAAGGTGAGTGAGGCGATTATTAATCATGTGGCCGGCCAACGTTTTGCTCTGGTCGAACGAGTCGCAGAAGAAGTGGCCGGTATTTTGCTACACCAATTTCACTCTCCTTGGGTTAAGGTTAAGGTCAGTAAACCAGGTGCGGTTGCACATGCAAAAAGTGTCGGCGTAGTGATTGAGCGAAGTGCGGGCTAA
- the plsY gene encoding glycerol-3-phosphate 1-O-acyltransferase PlsY, with protein sequence MSAIALGMIIFAYLCGSISSAILICRLAGLPDPRQHGSGNPGATNVLRIGGKWAALAVLVCDVLKGLIPVWLAYKLNVSPFYLGITAIAACLGHIYPIFFHFKGGKGVATAFGAIAAIGWDLMGLIAGTWILTVLLSGYSSLGAIVSALIAPFYVWWFKPEFTFPVAMLSCLVLVRHHDNIQRLWRGQESRIWQKLKKKQAMTEKEKTQAAKEQEE encoded by the coding sequence ATGAGTGCAATCGCGCTTGGCATGATCATCTTCGCGTACTTATGTGGCTCTATATCCAGCGCGATATTGATCTGCCGTTTGGCAGGGCTTCCCGATCCCCGTCAGCATGGTTCCGGCAACCCTGGGGCAACAAATGTACTGCGCATTGGTGGTAAATGGGCTGCATTGGCAGTGCTGGTTTGTGATGTCCTAAAAGGGCTAATACCGGTTTGGCTGGCATACAAACTCAACGTTTCCCCATTTTATTTAGGTATTACCGCTATTGCTGCTTGTCTGGGACATATTTATCCCATCTTCTTCCATTTCAAGGGAGGGAAAGGCGTTGCAACCGCTTTCGGTGCCATTGCTGCCATCGGTTGGGATCTGATGGGATTGATCGCAGGGACATGGATACTAACAGTGCTGTTAAGCGGCTACTCCTCATTGGGTGCCATCGTCAGTGCATTAATTGCACCTTTTTACGTCTGGTGGTTCAAACCTGAATTCACTTTTCCTGTTGCCATGCTGTCATGTCTGGTACTTGTACGTCATCACGATAATATTCAACGTCTGTGGCGAGGGCAGGAAAGCCGCATCTGGCAGAAATTGAAAAAGAAACAGGCAATGACCGAAAAAGAGAAAACTCAAGCAGCTAAAGAGCAAGAGGAGTGA
- a CDS encoding ABC-F family ATP-binding cassette domain-containing protein, which yields MSTLIQCNKVNFSINSKPLFSNLSITIKENDKIALVGYNGTGKTHLLKLLAGMEKPDDGVIEYANGLRLEMVSQFIDDALLEMTLLESISQKVKQIDEYGDYKAVSMLYDFGFQDADFTTKVADLSGGQKTKLMFAMSAIVEPDIILFDEPSNHLDANTLKFFEDFFNNSLKSAFNIVSHDRNFLDNVTNQTIFLRDRQLTTFSLPFSQAFTALQEKDKADELRLKAEEKNIQRIQESARRLALWGKIHDNEKFARKAKSMEKRAEKLEKSKTKITEGETYRLSLDADSIKSKNMLQIGEEWIGYHQDGQFNPLFSINGMYIRPGDRIALLGDNGVGKSTFIHTLVEAYNQTRNIFSPQCNMGYLDQELEKIPLNESIFDAVRNNTPNIDDITCKQQLIATGFKYADFNQRVGRLSGGERSRLMFLILKLNKHNFLILDEPTNHLDIFGKMELENELINTEMTILITSHDRAFIDNVANRFWLIKNGKLEEVTSSEGYYQFLNEKVIPYQKAVVKEQESTLDGVETLADEEEILQRIVVLEQNLAQDLARKPKHQKPKNQESWRKEIKKLYEMLE from the coding sequence ATGTCAACGCTGATCCAGTGTAATAAAGTTAACTTTAGCATTAATTCAAAGCCACTATTTAGCAATCTCTCCATAACTATTAAAGAAAATGACAAAATTGCTTTGGTTGGTTATAACGGCACGGGAAAAACCCATTTACTTAAGCTATTAGCGGGTATGGAAAAGCCGGATGATGGGGTAATCGAATATGCTAATGGTTTGAGATTGGAGATGGTTTCTCAGTTTATTGATGACGCATTGCTTGAGATGACCTTACTTGAATCTATTTCCCAGAAGGTAAAACAAATAGATGAATATGGTGATTACAAAGCGGTATCTATGCTTTATGATTTTGGCTTTCAGGATGCTGATTTTACGACAAAAGTTGCTGATCTCAGTGGTGGACAAAAAACAAAATTGATGTTTGCCATGAGTGCGATTGTAGAACCCGATATTATTTTATTTGACGAACCCAGTAACCATTTGGATGCCAACACCCTGAAATTTTTCGAGGATTTTTTTAATAATAGCTTAAAGAGCGCGTTTAATATTGTTTCCCACGACCGAAACTTTCTGGATAACGTCACTAACCAGACGATTTTCTTGCGAGACCGACAATTGACCACATTTTCTTTACCATTTAGCCAGGCATTTACTGCCTTACAAGAGAAAGATAAAGCGGATGAATTACGTTTGAAAGCGGAAGAAAAGAACATTCAGCGTATACAGGAAAGTGCCAGGCGTTTGGCATTGTGGGGAAAAATCCACGATAACGAAAAGTTTGCCAGAAAAGCCAAGTCGATGGAAAAACGGGCCGAAAAACTCGAAAAGAGTAAAACCAAAATCACTGAAGGGGAAACTTACCGATTATCATTGGATGCCGATTCAATAAAATCGAAAAATATGCTGCAAATTGGGGAGGAATGGATTGGTTATCATCAGGATGGGCAGTTTAATCCTTTATTTTCAATTAATGGCATGTATATCCGGCCGGGTGATAGAATAGCCCTGTTAGGTGATAATGGCGTGGGGAAATCCACCTTTATTCATACGCTTGTTGAGGCTTATAACCAGACCAGAAATATTTTCTCCCCGCAGTGTAATATGGGCTATCTCGATCAGGAATTGGAAAAAATTCCGTTGAACGAATCGATCTTCGATGCAGTCAGGAATAACACGCCCAATATTGATGATATCACCTGTAAACAGCAACTGATTGCAACAGGTTTTAAATATGCCGATTTTAACCAACGGGTGGGGCGATTAAGTGGCGGTGAACGTTCGAGATTAATGTTTTTGATCTTAAAATTAAATAAACATAATTTCCTGATCCTCGATGAGCCAACAAACCACCTGGATATTTTTGGCAAAATGGAATTGGAGAATGAATTGATTAATACCGAGATGACAATATTAATCACTTCGCATGATAGGGCGTTTATCGATAACGTCGCTAATCGTTTTTGGCTGATTAAAAATGGCAAACTGGAAGAAGTCACATCCAGTGAAGGGTATTATCAGTTTCTGAATGAAAAAGTGATCCCTTATCAAAAAGCAGTGGTTAAGGAGCAGGAAAGCACTCTTGATGGGGTGGAAACATTAGCAGATGAGGAAGAGATCCTGCAACGCATTGTGGTATTGGAGCAAAATCTGGCGCAGGATTTGGCAAGGAAACCGAAGCACCAGAAGCCCAAAAATCAGGAGAGCTGGAGAAAGGAAATTAAGAAGCTGTATGAAATGTTGGAGTGA
- a CDS encoding SphA family protein has translation MTSKFRRLFYAAVLSLPGFLAMISHSAMATEGGVGAYPDGLDNYLSGALPPAGLHTLFYGGNIHYTKLKGNHGNLIPVPGFKVNVNVLAPRLVWVTETQVFGGQLAYHAIVPLLDVTADAAGKHDNSKGIGDITFGPALGYHPAPDLAYVIGLNVNAPTGHYDRNDLSSLGKNYWTAQPVWAISYFPVDGINADLKVMYDVNFRNKDTKTTSGQALHADYALGWGFGNGLVAGVGGYVFQQITNDSGSNSAQGKARAVGFGPSIRYANDKGWLLTLKWQKDFVVSNRPSGSQIFLKAAIPF, from the coding sequence ATGACGTCTAAATTCAGACGGCTCTTTTATGCAGCGGTTTTATCACTGCCAGGTTTCTTGGCTATGATAAGTCATTCCGCGATGGCAACAGAAGGTGGTGTCGGCGCCTATCCTGATGGTCTGGATAATTACTTATCCGGTGCTTTACCGCCTGCGGGCCTTCATACCCTGTTTTATGGTGGCAATATTCACTATACCAAGCTTAAGGGCAATCACGGCAATTTGATTCCTGTTCCTGGTTTTAAAGTCAATGTGAATGTCCTTGCCCCGCGATTGGTTTGGGTGACCGAGACGCAAGTCTTTGGCGGGCAGCTGGCTTATCATGCTATCGTGCCATTATTGGATGTTACCGCTGATGCTGCTGGCAAACATGACAACAGCAAAGGGATAGGGGATATCACCTTTGGCCCTGCTTTGGGTTACCATCCCGCGCCTGATTTGGCTTATGTTATTGGCTTGAATGTCAATGCACCGACCGGCCACTATGACCGCAACGATCTTTCCAGCCTGGGAAAAAACTATTGGACAGCGCAACCCGTCTGGGCAATCAGCTATTTCCCTGTTGACGGTATCAATGCGGATTTAAAAGTGATGTATGATGTCAACTTCCGCAACAAGGACACTAAAACAACCTCCGGCCAGGCACTACATGCAGATTATGCGTTGGGTTGGGGATTTGGCAACGGTCTGGTCGCAGGCGTTGGCGGTTATGTTTTTCAGCAGATCACGAATGATAGTGGCTCAAACTCCGCACAGGGTAAAGCGAGGGCGGTGGGTTTCGGTCCTTCCATTCGCTATGCCAATGATAAAGGCTGGCTGCTGACTTTGAAGTGGCAAAAAGATTTTGTTGTCAGTAATCGCCCATCAGGTTCTCAAATTTTCTTAAAAGCGGCCATTCCATTTTGA
- a CDS encoding phytoene desaturase family protein produces the protein MTDSRPQVIVVGSGINSLVCAALLAKWGKSVLVLERNAVPGGCIRTEELFSGYTHDVLSCWYPLFLGSPAYQELKPALEKAGLEFLQSDYSTGLVQPNGKGIALKHDILASALRLDEIAAGDGEILRRMAQQIFHDDAALIFGLLGQNPYGCGILKLLFSEWRKRGLDGLARFAGSSLETFRRWAERELQSDFSRALLAPWVLHTGLGPDDASSALIGKLTFTAVVAGGMPVVKGGSMRMVEALTGIIEQHGGQLITHAQVDRIITQGQGKKRRASGVMVAGQVYHASEAIVCNVTPQQLYGHLLDRVPDTLLQQARNYRYGRGGMQIHFALNAPPPWCEPELCHVPLVHLTESMEQVCLSVTQANNGYLPSHPTLAIGQPTALDPSRAPKGCWILWIQMQELPTQLKGDALGEIPIPVDGNWNEAIREAVADRVQARLETVMPGFSSSIVGRKAYSPADLQALNCNLSGGDPYSGICSPDQFFWLRPFAPAQGAKAHQTPVRNVFHIGASTHPGPGLSGTSGYLVARRLARR, from the coding sequence ATGACAGATTCCAGACCACAAGTGATCGTTGTCGGCAGTGGCATCAACTCGTTGGTATGTGCCGCTTTGTTGGCAAAATGGGGTAAATCGGTCTTGGTACTGGAACGCAACGCAGTACCTGGCGGTTGTATTCGCACGGAAGAACTTTTTTCCGGTTATACCCATGATGTGCTCTCTTGCTGGTATCCATTGTTCTTAGGCAGCCCAGCCTATCAGGAACTCAAGCCTGCGTTGGAAAAGGCAGGCTTGGAGTTTTTGCAAAGCGATTATTCAACGGGGTTGGTACAACCTAATGGCAAGGGAATTGCCTTAAAGCACGATATTCTGGCCTCAGCTTTGCGGCTTGATGAAATCGCGGCAGGTGATGGAGAGATATTGCGTCGCATGGCACAACAAATCTTCCATGATGATGCGGCGCTGATCTTTGGTTTATTAGGGCAAAATCCCTATGGTTGCGGGATACTCAAATTATTGTTCTCTGAATGGCGCAAACGTGGCCTGGATGGATTGGCTAGGTTTGCCGGCAGTTCGCTGGAAACTTTCCGGCGCTGGGCTGAACGTGAGTTACAGTCTGATTTCAGCCGTGCTTTGCTGGCACCGTGGGTATTGCATACGGGGTTAGGGCCGGATGATGCCAGCTCCGCTCTGATCGGTAAACTCACCTTTACTGCTGTAGTTGCCGGCGGGATGCCGGTGGTAAAAGGTGGCAGTATGCGTATGGTAGAAGCGCTAACAGGGATCATTGAGCAACACGGCGGTCAGCTTATCACCCATGCTCAAGTTGACCGTATCATCACCCAAGGGCAGGGCAAAAAGCGTCGTGCTTCTGGTGTGATGGTTGCGGGGCAGGTTTATCATGCCAGCGAAGCGATAGTCTGCAATGTAACCCCCCAACAGCTTTATGGTCACTTGCTGGATAGGGTTCCCGATACTCTTTTGCAACAAGCACGGAACTATCGTTATGGGCGCGGAGGAATGCAGATTCATTTTGCCTTGAACGCCCCACCGCCGTGGTGTGAGCCTGAATTGTGCCATGTGCCACTGGTTCATTTAACGGAGAGTATGGAACAAGTCTGTTTATCCGTGACACAGGCTAATAATGGTTATCTACCCAGTCATCCGACACTGGCGATAGGACAGCCAACAGCTCTTGATCCTTCCCGTGCGCCAAAAGGCTGTTGGATTTTGTGGATTCAAATGCAGGAATTACCCACGCAGTTAAAAGGCGATGCTTTGGGAGAAATTCCCATTCCTGTCGATGGCAATTGGAATGAGGCTATTCGCGAAGCGGTTGCGGATCGGGTGCAGGCTCGTTTGGAAACAGTGATGCCAGGTTTTTCATCTTCGATTGTTGGCCGCAAAGCGTATTCTCCGGCGGACTTACAGGCATTGAACTGTAACTTGTCAGGGGGAGATCCCTATTCAGGCATTTGCTCACCTGATCAATTTTTCTGGTTACGCCCGTTTGCCCCTGCGCAAGGTGCCAAGGCGCATCAAACTCCAGTCCGTAACGTGTTTCACATTGGGGCTTCAACCCATCCAGGCCCCGGATTAAGTGGGACTTCCGGCTATCTTGTCGCTCGTCGACTTGCGCGACGCTGA
- a CDS encoding cyclase family protein, with translation MNSPLNAFVMALNQGSVKIIDLTQTLTPDFPALQLPEQFGQVWAFNVERISHYDENGPGWYWNNFSCGEHTGTHFDAPIHWISGKDQPDNSVDTIPLHNFVAPAVVVDASQQVAQDPDWILTVEFLQSWEEQHGHIPAGAWLLFRTDWSKWADDPVRFLNLHDDGAHTPGPSQEAVEWLIHERDIRGFGVETINTDAGQSYAWPVAYPCHTLMHGANKYGLQCLKNLDLLPPTGVVIIAAPLKIGGGSGSPLRVLALAESFSGAIP, from the coding sequence ATGAATAGTCCGTTAAATGCGTTTGTCATGGCGTTAAATCAAGGCAGTGTGAAAATCATCGACCTTACACAAACATTGACGCCGGATTTTCCGGCCTTGCAGTTGCCTGAACAATTTGGACAAGTTTGGGCCTTCAATGTGGAACGCATTTCTCACTATGACGAGAATGGCCCAGGTTGGTACTGGAATAATTTTAGTTGTGGTGAGCATACCGGCACGCATTTTGATGCGCCAATACATTGGATCAGCGGTAAAGATCAGCCGGATAACAGTGTTGATACTATTCCCTTGCATAATTTTGTTGCGCCTGCTGTGGTGGTGGATGCCAGCCAGCAGGTGGCACAAGATCCAGACTGGATATTGACGGTTGAGTTTTTACAATCCTGGGAAGAGCAGCATGGTCATATTCCCGCCGGAGCATGGTTGCTGTTCAGGACAGATTGGTCGAAATGGGCAGACGATCCGGTACGTTTTCTCAACCTGCATGATGATGGTGCCCATACACCAGGTCCTAGTCAGGAAGCGGTGGAATGGTTGATCCACGAGCGGGATATTCGAGGGTTTGGGGTAGAAACCATTAATACGGATGCCGGGCAATCGTATGCCTGGCCAGTGGCATATCCCTGCCACACGTTAATGCACGGGGCGAATAAATATGGCTTGCAGTGTCTGAAAAACCTCGATTTGTTGCCTCCCACGGGGGTGGTCATTATTGCTGCTCCTCTCAAAATTGGTGGTGGTTCGGGAAGTCCGTTGCGTGTTCTGGCATTGGCTGAATCTTTCTCTGGAGCGATACCATGA
- a CDS encoding flavin reductase family protein, with protein MSITTLNNQMPLFDSEWGATEFETGDLRTLFGKYPTGVAIVATRTAEGRNVGLTINSFASLSLKPPLVLWSLVNHSPNLSVFRDCEYFTISILSCDHQELALRFASSRVENKFQGISVQETPEGIPSIGGAIATLVCANHQQTHLGDHLLVIGEVKRIASIEGKPLVFHGGMFTGLHDIHGI; from the coding sequence ATGAGCATAACTACCCTGAATAACCAAATGCCGCTGTTTGATAGTGAATGGGGTGCAACGGAATTTGAAACGGGAGATTTGCGCACGCTTTTTGGGAAGTATCCGACAGGGGTTGCCATTGTTGCGACTCGTACTGCTGAGGGACGTAATGTGGGATTGACCATCAATTCATTTGCTTCACTTTCACTGAAGCCGCCTTTGGTGCTCTGGAGTTTGGTTAATCATTCACCTAATCTGTCCGTGTTCCGTGATTGCGAATATTTCACTATCAGTATCCTGAGTTGTGATCATCAGGAATTGGCCCTGCGTTTTGCCAGTTCGCGGGTAGAAAATAAATTTCAGGGTATTTCGGTGCAGGAAACACCCGAAGGTATCCCTTCGATTGGAGGAGCGATAGCGACATTGGTGTGCGCCAATCACCAGCAAACGCATCTTGGTGATCACTTGCTGGTCATCGGAGAGGTCAAACGCATTGCCAGTATCGAAGGTAAGCCATTGGTTTTTCACGGCGGCATGTTTACCGGTCTGCATGATATTCACGGAATATAA
- a CDS encoding styrene monooxygenase/indole monooxygenase family protein — translation MRRIAIVGGGQAGLPLALGLLDKGYQVTVVTNRTPDDVRHGRVLSSQCMFDVSLQFERDLGLNQWETQCPPVEGIGFTVPHPEIPHDKAIEWSARLDKYAQAVDQRIKMPFWLELFASRGGNLEISDVGVAELERLAASHELVILAGGKGEIVKLLERDASRSPYDTPRRALALTYVNGMLPTPQYSRVSFNLIPGVGEYFVFPALTLSGPCDIMVFEGIPGGAMDGWQEARTPQEHLAYSKQILKTFLPWEFERCEHIELTDENGILAGRFAPVVRKPVLTLPSGRQVFGLGDAVVTNDPLTGQGSNNATKACKVYYEAILAHGDKPFTAEWMNNTFEQFWQYGHYVVEWTNSLLIPPKPHVLELLGAAQRLPTLASTIANAFNHPPVLFPWWEDANACEEYIHSQLIEEIRA, via the coding sequence ATGCGTCGTATCGCTATCGTCGGAGGTGGCCAGGCCGGACTGCCTCTGGCCCTTGGTCTGCTTGACAAGGGCTATCAAGTCACTGTAGTCACCAACCGCACGCCTGATGATGTTCGTCATGGTCGGGTTCTGTCGAGTCAGTGCATGTTTGATGTTTCTTTGCAGTTTGAACGTGATTTGGGATTGAATCAGTGGGAAACGCAATGCCCGCCCGTTGAAGGGATCGGTTTCACCGTACCACATCCTGAAATTCCCCATGACAAAGCCATTGAATGGAGTGCACGGCTCGACAAATATGCGCAAGCTGTCGATCAACGCATCAAGATGCCATTTTGGTTGGAACTATTTGCTTCTCGTGGCGGTAATCTGGAAATTAGCGATGTGGGCGTTGCCGAACTGGAACGCCTGGCGGCCAGCCATGAACTGGTCATTCTGGCGGGTGGCAAAGGGGAGATTGTAAAATTGCTGGAACGCGATGCTTCACGCTCACCATATGATACACCGCGGCGTGCACTGGCATTGACCTATGTGAATGGTATGCTGCCAACGCCTCAATATTCCCGTGTCTCTTTTAACTTGATCCCGGGTGTAGGGGAATATTTCGTTTTTCCTGCCCTGACACTCAGTGGTCCCTGCGACATCATGGTTTTCGAGGGTATTCCTGGGGGGGCAATGGATGGCTGGCAAGAGGCAAGAACACCGCAAGAACATCTGGCCTATAGCAAGCAGATCCTCAAAACTTTCCTGCCGTGGGAATTTGAACGTTGTGAGCATATCGAGCTGACCGATGAAAATGGCATTCTGGCGGGACGTTTTGCGCCAGTAGTGCGTAAGCCCGTGCTGACTTTGCCTTCTGGTCGTCAGGTTTTTGGACTGGGGGATGCCGTGGTTACCAATGATCCGCTGACCGGGCAGGGTTCGAATAACGCAACAAAAGCCTGCAAAGTCTATTACGAAGCCATTCTTGCCCACGGCGACAAACCTTTTACGGCTGAATGGATGAACAACACGTTTGAACAATTTTGGCAATATGGTCATTACGTTGTGGAATGGACAAACAGCCTTCTTATCCCACCAAAGCCACACGTTCTGGAATTATTAGGGGCAGCCCAACGTTTACCGACACTTGCCAGCACAATTGCCAATGCGTTCAACCATCCTCCGGTACTGTTCCCATGGTGGGAAGATGCCAATGCCTGTGAAGAATATATCCATTCACAACTGATTGAAGAAATTCGGGCATAA
- a CDS encoding SDR family oxidoreductase, whose product MQGLNNKVAIVTGGATKIGATVARVLSEYGVKVAIFDIDQAGGAKAASLQPESIRFWHIDITDDNQLSQGIHEVVACYHRLDYLINLAATYLDEGADSSRETWLTALNINVISAIRAAQFVRPYLTAAGGGAIVNFTSISSSIAQTGRWLYPASKAALLQITRSMAMDYAADHIRVNSVSPGWTWSRVMDELTQGKRQKADNVAADYHLLGRVGDPEEIAQVVAFLLSDLASFVTGADYAVDGGYSVMGPEQAKPAIPRLAE is encoded by the coding sequence ATGCAGGGCTTAAACAATAAAGTCGCTATTGTCACTGGTGGGGCTACCAAAATTGGGGCAACCGTTGCCAGGGTATTGAGTGAATATGGGGTGAAGGTTGCAATTTTTGATATTGATCAGGCAGGCGGGGCGAAAGCGGCCAGTCTGCAACCGGAATCCATCCGTTTCTGGCATATTGATATTACTGACGATAATCAACTTTCTCAGGGAATACATGAGGTTGTTGCTTGTTATCACCGTCTGGATTACCTCATCAACCTTGCAGCGACTTATCTGGATGAGGGGGCCGACTCCAGCCGTGAAACATGGCTGACCGCCTTGAATATCAATGTGATCAGTGCCATCAGAGCAGCCCAATTTGTCCGGCCTTACCTCACTGCGGCGGGAGGCGGCGCTATTGTTAACTTCACCAGCATTTCTTCCTCAATTGCCCAGACAGGCCGCTGGTTATACCCCGCTTCAAAAGCCGCATTACTGCAAATCACCCGTAGTATGGCAATGGATTATGCCGCTGACCACATCCGCGTTAATTCTGTTTCACCAGGGTGGACTTGGTCACGGGTTATGGATGAGTTAACCCAGGGGAAGCGACAGAAAGCCGATAACGTTGCCGCAGATTATCACCTGCTTGGTCGTGTCGGTGATCCCGAAGAAATTGCGCAGGTCGTGGCATTTCTCCTATCAGATTTAGCGAGTTTTGTAACCGGTGCGGATTATGCCGTTGATGGTGGCTATTCAGTAATGGGACCAGAACAGGCGAAACCCGCTATTCCACGGTTGGCGGAATAG
- the cas6e gene encoding type I-E CRISPR-associated protein Cas6/Cse3/CasE produces the protein MFLSKVWIDWRWAKDPYQLHRALWQLFPNRPNEARDFLFRIEAQHFGRGAEALLQSALAPSSAQAAQVIVNKPIQWSIPNGAKLRFKLRANPVKTIKDGEQRRDRNGRVKCCRVPLIHEEEQLQWLSRKLAGAALLSTVWVTPESPIYFCKDDIKGKIQPISFEGQLIVQEGDVFTSLLRQGIGPAKAMGCGLLSLALG, from the coding sequence ATGTTCTTAAGTAAAGTTTGGATCGACTGGCGATGGGCGAAAGATCCCTATCAATTGCATCGGGCCTTATGGCAGCTTTTCCCCAATCGTCCTAATGAGGCACGTGATTTTCTCTTTCGGATTGAGGCACAGCACTTTGGTCGTGGCGCGGAAGCTCTATTACAATCAGCACTGGCACCTTCGTCGGCACAAGCGGCTCAGGTTATCGTGAATAAACCTATTCAGTGGAGTATTCCCAATGGTGCCAAGTTACGCTTTAAGCTACGGGCTAATCCGGTTAAGACTATCAAAGACGGGGAACAGCGCCGTGATCGTAATGGAAGGGTCAAATGTTGCCGAGTGCCGCTTATCCATGAGGAGGAGCAGTTGCAGTGGTTATCACGCAAATTGGCAGGAGCTGCGCTGTTATCGACGGTATGGGTGACACCGGAGTCCCCAATCTATTTTTGCAAAGATGATATTAAGGGGAAAATTCAGCCAATAAGTTTTGAAGGACAACTCATTGTACAGGAAGGTGATGTTTTCACCTCTCTTTTGCGTCAAGGAATTGGGCCAGCTAAAGCCATGGGATGTGGTTTACTCTCTTTGGCGCTTGGTTAG
- the cas5e gene encoding type I-E CRISPR-associated protein Cas5/CasD codes for MVSYLILRLSGPMQFWGQPTFEGMRPTANFPTRSGLLGLLGACLGIRRNDKTALQALSDSVRFAVRCDEHKLDDDSVKNKSVKVSKITDYHTIKDARVDYVSLKSHDIIQTWREYLCDAHFTVAVWCLPDSHYKLASLVTAVQKPWFTPYLGRRSCPLSHPLYLGQCEADNSRLALNQFGDGGTIYSEEAIDSKGYPLRVRDEPIVALPRQFSAHDWFVVQGDASCS; via the coding sequence ATGGTTTCTTATCTCATATTACGCCTTTCTGGACCTATGCAGTTTTGGGGGCAACCCACATTTGAAGGTATGCGTCCTACTGCTAATTTCCCCACTCGTAGTGGTTTACTAGGGTTGCTAGGAGCATGTCTGGGGATACGCCGAAATGATAAAACTGCGCTTCAGGCTTTATCTGACAGTGTTCGTTTCGCAGTGCGCTGTGATGAACATAAATTGGATGATGATTCTGTGAAGAATAAGTCTGTGAAGGTTAGCAAAATTACGGATTATCACACCATCAAAGATGCCAGAGTGGATTACGTTAGTCTGAAAAGCCATGACATCATTCAAACCTGGCGTGAATATCTCTGTGATGCGCACTTTACTGTCGCTGTTTGGTGTTTACCTGATAGTCATTACAAATTAGCAAGTTTAGTTACTGCTGTCCAAAAGCCTTGGTTTACTCCTTATTTGGGGAGACGTAGTTGTCCATTGAGTCATCCACTCTATTTGGGGCAGTGTGAGGCAGACAATTCTCGATTAGCGTTAAATCAATTTGGTGATGGAGGAACGATTTATAGTGAAGAGGCTATCGATTCAAAAGGATATCCTTTACGCGTACGGGATGAGCCTATCGTTGCCTTGCCTCGTCAATTTTCAGCGCATGATTGGTTTGTGGTTCAGGGAGATGCGTCATGTTCTTAA